The window CGCTGGCGAAGTACATCGCAAAGAAACTGCGAAACAGACGTTCGACGTGCGCTGGGGCCTGGCGAACTGTATGTCGGATCCGACGCCTGCAGCGACGCTCGCCGAGATCGTGCGGGAGACCGACCTGGGGACGCAGCGCCCCGACGGCACCCCCCGCGCTCACTACATCCGGTTGCTCCGTGAGGCAGACTCGCAGATTCTTGCCATCATCGACGAGGTGAACGCGCTGACCGACCTCGCCCTGCTGCATGCGCTGTACGATGTCCCGGGCGTGACGCTGGTCTGCATCTGTGTCGACGAGGATTCGTTGTTCTCAGCCCCGGATATCAACTCGGAGACGCGGAGTCGGCTGCGGACGTTCCGAACGATGCATCTTGACCCGTATTCGCATGACGAGCTGGTCGACATCCTCGATTACCGTGTCGAATATGGGTTGATGCGCGACCGCGTCGCCGATGACGCGATTGACTACATTGCCGACCTTGCCGTCGGTAACGCTCGGACAGCGATTGCGTTACTCCGGCGGGCGGCCGAGGCGGCCAGTGCGGACGAGTGTCCCATTACGTCCGGGCTCGTCGACGACGTCCAGGAAGAGGCGCTGGCCGACGTGCGCGACCGCCATATTCGGTCGCTGGGGACGCACCAGCGCGCGATATTCGAAATTATTCGCGAAGCGGGGAGTTCGGGCATCCGAGCGACAGACCTTCACGGCCGGTACGCAAGCCGCGTCCAGGAGCCACGCGGCCAGAGTATGCGTCGGCGGTACCTCAACAGCCTCGAACGCTACGGCCTCATCGAACAGGCTGGAACCGGACGTGGGACACGCTACTGTGTCTTGCAAATCGAAGAAGCGTGAATCCGTGAATCGCCTGACAGCAGTGGAAGCGTGAATTTCCGTGAATCGGCGCTACGGGTTGTTTTCCTTTCTCTGAGTAGCTCTCCGGGCGAAATCGTGATTATCCGTGAATTTGCGCGGGAACCCTTTTACAAGGCCGGCGGTCGCTCCGGGTATGGCCTCTGTAGACCAGGCCTCCGCCGCGCGGTCGACGAGCAGGTACATGAACGGCGAGCAGTATCGCATCAGCGTCCAGGACGAGTATCGGCACCCAGAGTTCGACGCCCGCATCGACGTAATCCGCGTAGCTA of the Salinibaculum sp. SYNS191 genome contains:
- a CDS encoding orc1/cdc6 family replication initiation protein, whose product is MSDPTPAATLAEIVRETDLGTQRPDGTPRAHYIRLLREADSQILAIIDEVNALTDLALLHALYDVPGVTLVCICVDEDSLFSAPDINSETRSRLRTFRTMHLDPYSHDELVDILDYRVEYGLMRDRVADDAIDYIADLAVGNARTAIALLRRAAEAASADECPITSGLVDDVQEEALADVRDRHIRSLGTHQRAIFEIIREAGSSGIRATDLHGRYASRVQEPRGQSMRRRYLNSLERYGLIEQAGTGRGTRYCVLQIEEA